One region of Scophthalmus maximus strain ysfricsl-2021 chromosome 15, ASM2237912v1, whole genome shotgun sequence genomic DNA includes:
- the LOC118286214 gene encoding vacuolar protein 8-like isoform X1: protein MASSLCENCSRLVKELAAHLRRICREFEQKIRDVFRELCQCTCFRVTPERSLLRRETQEFLRPLHEDESQLLSQEGLQTLTRLAASENTDLQMTAAMYYLHVSHHLKSRLPDDFMEPVMTLLLSPDLDVQKTVSLALVNLLVKNNVCKELVIEMGMLVPILELFQSGDGTAQCHSCACVAMLASSESNRDAIIVDGIIPLLALAKSYDPRVQRNATWALLHLTHSDWSTRILCQAGGIPVLVLLLQSSDSEVQFCGCTALCNIAAIQEHHPKLLSIGGHYLLKSLLTLTSSSVQKNSAQACRCLQTLSKNVLIQEQLMELDCVPPLKALLKTPTAAWTEPAMTLLCALSAHPPNHDCLVSEGLLDEVGQLLRHHRSSSAAITHGCEIVTNLSCSGGGQQAVMESLCLSGLLGALLSPALSDDTLLHVTSCLRHLMTWDLLRCNLSATITAEQVLGLVKLSGQTHKPLLSYNCAAITSKLEMTEEIFALLRPHYSTVSQYLLVFLQKKDVKFQQLGIVTIFNLKKDGDFSSLLADSELEVQLDKVHAQTEETRRLLQMVQPLPPSPVNPPLSQTKH from the exons ATGGCCTCCAGCCTCTGTGAGAATTGCTCGCGACTCGTCAAGGAGCTCGCAGCTCACCTGAGGAGAATCTGCAGAGAGTTTGAACAGAAAATCCGGGACGTTTTCAGAGAGCTGTGTCAGTGCACCTGCTTCAGGGTTACACCTGAGAGGAGTCTCCTGAGGAGGGAGACTCAAGAGTTTTTACGCCCCCTGCACG AAGATGAAAGCCAACTGCTCAGCCAAGAAGGTCTACAAACTCTGACCAGACTCGCGGCCTCGGAAAACACTGATCTACAGATGACCGCGGCCATGTATTATTTACATGTCAGTCATCACT TGAAATCTCGCTTACCAGATGACTTCATGGAGCCAGTCATGACTTTACTTTTATCACCTGACCTGGATGTGCAAAAGACCGTCTCTCTCGCCTTGGTCAATCTTTTAGTAAAGAATAATG TGTGTAAAGAGTTGGTGATTGAAATGGGGATGCTGGTGCCCATACTGGAGTTGTTCCAGTCTGGTGATGGAACCGCTCAGTGTCACTCCTGTGCCTGCGTCGCCATGTTGGCCTCCTCGG AATCAAACAGAGACGCTATCATAGTGGACGGAATCATTCCACTCTTGGCTCTAGCAAAATCCTATGACCCACGAGTGCAGCGGAACGCAACCTGGGCCCTGCTCCATCTCACACACTCAG ATTGGTCGACAAGGATCTTGTGCCAAGCAGGAGGTATTCCTGTCTTGGTTCTTCTGCTGCAGTCCTCGGATTCAGAGGTTCAGTTTTGCGGCTGCACCGCCCTGTGCAACATTGCCGCCATCCAGGAGCATCACCCGAAGTTGCTGAGCATCGGGGGACATTATTTATTGAAGTCTCTTTTGACCCTCACGTCGTCCTCTGTTCAAAAG AATTCAGCTCAAGCATGCAGATGCCTACAAACACTCTCAAAGAACG TTCTGATCCaggagcagctgatggagctCGACTGTGTGCCGCCCCTGAAGGCGCTCCTGAAAACCCCAACCGCTGCGTGGACAGAGCCGGCCATGACACTCCTGTGTGCGCTGTCTGCACATCCACCAAACCAC GACTGCCTCGTGAGTGAGGGACTGTTGGATGAGGTCGGTCAGCTGCTCCGTCATCACAGGTCCAGCTCTGCAGCAATCACTCACGGCTGCGAGATCGTCACTAACCTGTCCTGCTCCGGCGGGGGTCAGCAG GCTGTGATGGAAAGTCTGTGTTTATCAGGACTCCTCGGGGCCCTTCTGTCTCCTGCCCTGTCAGATGACACCTTGCTGCATGTGACATCGTGTTTGCGTCACCTGATGACCTGGG ATCTACTTAGGTGTAACCTGTCGGCGACAATAACAGCGGAACAGGTTTTAGGACTGGTGAAGCTGTCtgggcaaacacacaaacctctgttGTCATATAACTGTGCAGCCATCACGAGCAAACTAGAAATGACTG AGGAGATCTTCGCGTTGCTGAGACCTCACTACAGTACCGTGTCCCAGTACCTGCTGGTGTTCCTCCAAAAGAAAGATGTAAAATTCCAGCAGCTGGGCATAGTTACAATATTCAACCTCAAGAaag aTGGAGACTTCTCATCCCTGTTGGCCGACAGTGAGCTGGAGGTGCAGCTCGACAAGGTGCATGCGCAGACGGAAGAGACCAGGCGGCTGCTGCAAATGGTTCAGCCGCTTCCCCCGTCCCCCGTCAACCCTCCACTTTCTCAAACCAAACACTGA
- the LOC118286214 gene encoding vacuolar protein 8-like isoform X2, protein MASSLCENCSRLVKELAAHLRRICREFEQKIRDVFRELCQCTCFRVTPERSLLRRETQEFLRPLHDESQLLSQEGLQTLTRLAASENTDLQMTAAMYYLHVSHHLKSRLPDDFMEPVMTLLLSPDLDVQKTVSLALVNLLVKNNVCKELVIEMGMLVPILELFQSGDGTAQCHSCACVAMLASSESNRDAIIVDGIIPLLALAKSYDPRVQRNATWALLHLTHSDWSTRILCQAGGIPVLVLLLQSSDSEVQFCGCTALCNIAAIQEHHPKLLSIGGHYLLKSLLTLTSSSVQKNSAQACRCLQTLSKNVLIQEQLMELDCVPPLKALLKTPTAAWTEPAMTLLCALSAHPPNHDCLVSEGLLDEVGQLLRHHRSSSAAITHGCEIVTNLSCSGGGQQAVMESLCLSGLLGALLSPALSDDTLLHVTSCLRHLMTWDLLRCNLSATITAEQVLGLVKLSGQTHKPLLSYNCAAITSKLEMTEEIFALLRPHYSTVSQYLLVFLQKKDVKFQQLGIVTIFNLKKDGDFSSLLADSELEVQLDKVHAQTEETRRLLQMVQPLPPSPVNPPLSQTKH, encoded by the exons ATGGCCTCCAGCCTCTGTGAGAATTGCTCGCGACTCGTCAAGGAGCTCGCAGCTCACCTGAGGAGAATCTGCAGAGAGTTTGAACAGAAAATCCGGGACGTTTTCAGAGAGCTGTGTCAGTGCACCTGCTTCAGGGTTACACCTGAGAGGAGTCTCCTGAGGAGGGAGACTCAAGAGTTTTTACGCCCCCTGCACG ATGAAAGCCAACTGCTCAGCCAAGAAGGTCTACAAACTCTGACCAGACTCGCGGCCTCGGAAAACACTGATCTACAGATGACCGCGGCCATGTATTATTTACATGTCAGTCATCACT TGAAATCTCGCTTACCAGATGACTTCATGGAGCCAGTCATGACTTTACTTTTATCACCTGACCTGGATGTGCAAAAGACCGTCTCTCTCGCCTTGGTCAATCTTTTAGTAAAGAATAATG TGTGTAAAGAGTTGGTGATTGAAATGGGGATGCTGGTGCCCATACTGGAGTTGTTCCAGTCTGGTGATGGAACCGCTCAGTGTCACTCCTGTGCCTGCGTCGCCATGTTGGCCTCCTCGG AATCAAACAGAGACGCTATCATAGTGGACGGAATCATTCCACTCTTGGCTCTAGCAAAATCCTATGACCCACGAGTGCAGCGGAACGCAACCTGGGCCCTGCTCCATCTCACACACTCAG ATTGGTCGACAAGGATCTTGTGCCAAGCAGGAGGTATTCCTGTCTTGGTTCTTCTGCTGCAGTCCTCGGATTCAGAGGTTCAGTTTTGCGGCTGCACCGCCCTGTGCAACATTGCCGCCATCCAGGAGCATCACCCGAAGTTGCTGAGCATCGGGGGACATTATTTATTGAAGTCTCTTTTGACCCTCACGTCGTCCTCTGTTCAAAAG AATTCAGCTCAAGCATGCAGATGCCTACAAACACTCTCAAAGAACG TTCTGATCCaggagcagctgatggagctCGACTGTGTGCCGCCCCTGAAGGCGCTCCTGAAAACCCCAACCGCTGCGTGGACAGAGCCGGCCATGACACTCCTGTGTGCGCTGTCTGCACATCCACCAAACCAC GACTGCCTCGTGAGTGAGGGACTGTTGGATGAGGTCGGTCAGCTGCTCCGTCATCACAGGTCCAGCTCTGCAGCAATCACTCACGGCTGCGAGATCGTCACTAACCTGTCCTGCTCCGGCGGGGGTCAGCAG GCTGTGATGGAAAGTCTGTGTTTATCAGGACTCCTCGGGGCCCTTCTGTCTCCTGCCCTGTCAGATGACACCTTGCTGCATGTGACATCGTGTTTGCGTCACCTGATGACCTGGG ATCTACTTAGGTGTAACCTGTCGGCGACAATAACAGCGGAACAGGTTTTAGGACTGGTGAAGCTGTCtgggcaaacacacaaacctctgttGTCATATAACTGTGCAGCCATCACGAGCAAACTAGAAATGACTG AGGAGATCTTCGCGTTGCTGAGACCTCACTACAGTACCGTGTCCCAGTACCTGCTGGTGTTCCTCCAAAAGAAAGATGTAAAATTCCAGCAGCTGGGCATAGTTACAATATTCAACCTCAAGAaag aTGGAGACTTCTCATCCCTGTTGGCCGACAGTGAGCTGGAGGTGCAGCTCGACAAGGTGCATGCGCAGACGGAAGAGACCAGGCGGCTGCTGCAAATGGTTCAGCCGCTTCCCCCGTCCCCCGTCAACCCTCCACTTTCTCAAACCAAACACTGA
- the ahi1 gene encoding jouberin isoform X2, which yields MPAGESEGRAKSRERFNEAFKKYTESEKKKAKKKNTETQETIVLQNLKKNLSLGKDTEDDETILQNTYNPEQGSPRYTKNKRRERETAKKVNVNNSRNQDEIETSNAKRKSKRALPSLPIPEDSSYVQKETDGAKSEIAFDPDDVGGAKESKRKSKKGKSKGDTEARAEIQAEGADDKLIYQQKITQEEERTPKKTKSKTDEESAISQNVKLNNDVGKKKKKKLKSVITESDLGEQDEGADQEADVENETESKRKKKKKKKNHAVKEASDTEADVQQKPMFDESLVLGVYVHRTDRLKTDLLISHPMVKIHVVDEITGQYVKKEDCHRPVSSFYEQENVDHILPIMTQPFDFKKNKSIIPEWQEQIIFNERFGYFVEQNDESPRVLLFFEILDFITMEEARANLDVDKHERGFRKIAWAFLKLVGTNGVLNIDSKLRLQLFCPPPRAKRQPKTIEVIEWWRKYPRHKYASTLYVTVKGIKLPEHVDPSMRSMMALQEERGSTSYSELQNEVTKRSLTQPLDSKQPALRWSRVPGQGCRIPNKPMLAFRGGQMGCFTVLFSHAGTALAAACADRDAFPVVVYEIPSGKVLAAFSGHLKIVYDLCWSTDDQRLLSASSDGTVREWNVEGLLGTAQKVLPHPSFVYCARYHPSAQNLVVTGGYDSLVRVWRLDVDDVNGQLLQEFEGHNSFINTACFDSEGRRMFSADNTGLIVVWKTSVNDGRQPCHHWCIEKKVDESDLRGIPINMLQLHPNGRCLLIHAKDSVLRMMDLRILAVKKYTGATNYRERIYSTFTPCGNFIFSGSEDGMAYVWNTDTGDQVAVYSELCYPTALHGLSFHPHENMVAFCAFGQSQPVHVYLYDRKVSQLEVHNMTAASRSASVDTRTVRNTLDSPVLHDRSAASAMDQFSQAARLALKMQCVKEQLDSVLEPRRSSTSGYIHEQDEMDIHTGRSLTSDAGAMGLNVSLPPASLLSPHSRLQLSGSLAEQLIPQATLSTQSRRFTPVGQHLKGASSFTLQSTLPDHISSGVNVEIDPAPVQQVVVSLYDYRANRSDELTIRRGDVIQVLYKDNDNWWFGRLVNGQQGYFLASYVADQRDFGEEATQSEEARAALSEGTVERSTPTRT from the exons ATGCCAGCAG GTGAGAGTGAAGGCCGCGCAAAGAGCCGGGAAAGATTCAATGAAGCCTTCAAGAAGTACACTGagtcagagaagaaaaaggcgaagaagaaaaacactgaaacccAGGAGACCATTGTG CTTCAGAATCTGAAAAAGAATCTCAGCCTCGGGAAGGACACAGAAGACGATGAGACCATCCTCCAGAACACGTATAACCCTGAGCAGGGCAGTCCTCGCTACACCAAGaacaaaaggagggagagggagacggctAAAAAggtgaatgtcaacaacagtagAAACCAAGATGAGATCGAAACATCAAATGCCAAGAGGAAGAGTAAGAGGGcgcttccctccctccccatacCGGAGGACAGCAGTTACGTCCAGAAGGAAACAGATGGCGCCAAGTCTGAGATTGCGTTTGATCCAGATGATGTTGGTGGTGCAAAGGAATCAAAGCGAAAAAGTAAAAAGGGTAAAAGCAAAGGAGATACAGAGGCCAGAGCAGAGATCCAGGCAGAGGGTGCTGATGACAAGCTGATATACCAGCAGAAGATcacacaagaggaagagaggactCCGAAAAAGACAAAGTCCAAGACAGACGAAGAGAGTGCCATctcccaaaatgttaaactgaaCAACGACgttgggaagaagaaaaagaagaagctaaagTCTGTAATAACAGAGTCGGATTTGGG GGAGCAGGATGAAGGTGCAGACCAGGAGGCTGACGTGGAAAACGAAACAGAATccaagagaaagaagaaaaagaagaagaagaatcatg ctgtcaAAGAAGCGAGTGATACTGAGGCAGACGTACAACAGAAACCAATGTTCGATGAAAGCCTTGTGCTGGGAGTGTATGTTCACAGAACCGATCGCCTCAAAACGGACCTGCTGATCTCGCACCCAATGGTGAAGATCCACGTCGTTGACGAAATCACCGGGCAGTATGTGAAGAAAGAGGACTG CCACCGGCCAGTGTCCTCATTTTACGAGCAAGAGAACGTTGACCACATACTCCCCATCATGACTCAACCCTTTGActtcaagaaaaacaaatcaatcatcCCCGAGTGGCAGGAGCAGATCATCTTCAACGAGCGCTTCGGTTACTTTGTGGAACAAAACGACGAGAGCCCCAGAGTCCTGCTTTTCTTTGAA ATCCTGGACTTCATAACCATGGAGGAAGCGAGAGCCAACCTTGACGTTGACAAGCACGAACGGGGATTCAGGAAGATTGCCTGGGCGTTCCTCAAG CTTGTCGGAACAAATGGTGTGCTGAACATCGACAGTAAACTTCGCCTCCAGCTCTTCTGTCCACCACCCCGGGCAAAGAGACAACCTAAGACAATAGAGGTGATtgagtggtggaggaagtacCCGAGACACAAGTATGCGTCAACGCTTTATGTCACTGTGAAAGGCATTAAACTCCCGGAGCAT GTGGACCCTAGTATGCGCTCCATGATGGCACtgcaagaggagagaggcagcaCCTCCTACAGTGAACTGCAGAACGAGGTCACCAAGAGAAGTCTGACGCAACCTCTTGACAGCAAGCAGCCCGCCCTGAGGTGGAGCCGGGTTCCCGGTCAG GGTTGTCGGATTCCTAACAAGCCCATGCTTGCATTTCGTGGTGGTCAGATGGGCTGCTTCACCGTGCTCTTCTCACATGCCGGGACAGCACTGGCTGCTGCTTGTGCTGACAGAGATGCTTTCCCTGTTGTGG TGTATGAGATTCCCTCTGGCAAGGTCTTGGCTGCCTTCAGTGGTCATCTTAAAATAGTCTACGATCTCTGCTGGTCCACAGACGACCAGAGACTCTTGTCTGCCTCCTCCGATGGAACTGTCAG AGAGTGGAATGTGGAGGGGCTCCTGGGAACGGCCCAGAAGGTTCTCCCTCATCCGTCCTTTGTGTACTGCGCTCGGTACCACCCCTCGGCCCAGAACCTGGTGGTGACCGGGGGCTACGACAGCCTGGTGCGAGTGTGGAGGCTCGACGTAGACGATGTCAACggccagctgctgcaggagtttgAGGGTCACAACAGTTTCATCAACACGGCTTGTTTTGACTCTGAAG GGAGGAGAATGTTCTCCGCAGACAACACGGGACTCATCGTCGTCTGGAAAACTTCAGTAAACGACGGCAGGCAGCCGTGTCATCACTGGTGTATCGAGAAG AAGGTTGATGAGAGTGACCTCCGCGGTATCCCCATCAACATGCTGCAGCTTCATCCAAACGGCCGGTGCCTGCTCATCCATGCCAAAGACAGTGTCCTGAGGATGATGGACCTGAGAAT TCTGGCCGTCAAGAAGTACACCGGAGCCACAAACTACAGAGAGAGGATTTACAGCACCTTCACACCGTGTGGGAACTTCATCTTCTCCGGTAGCGAGGACGGGATGGCGTATGTTTGGAATACAGACACGG GTGACCAAGTTGCAGTGTACTCTGAGCTCTGTTACCCCACGGCCCTCCACGGTCTGTCATTCCACCCTCACGAGAACATGGTGGCCTTCTGTGCCTTCGGTCAGAGCCAGCCCGTCCACGTCTACCTGTATGACCGCAAAG TGTCCCAGTTGGAGGTGCACAACATGACGGCAGCGAGCAGATCAGCCTCTGTAGACACCAGAACTGTCAGGAACACACTGGATTCCCCAGTGCTGCATGACAGATCTGCTGCCTCAGCCATGGATCAGTTTTCCCAAGCCGCGAGACTCGCACTGAAAATGCAGTGCGTTAAGGAACAACTGGATTCCGTGCTT GAGCCGCGAAGATCTTCGACGTCCGGATACATTCATGAGCAAG ACGAAATGGACATTCACACGGGGAGAAGCTTGACGTCGGATGCCGGCGCA atggGCTTAAATGTCTCCTTGCCACCTGCGTCCCTCCTGTCGCCGCACTCCAGGCTGCAGCTCTCCGGTTCTCTGGCGGAGCAGCTTATCCCCCAGGCAACGCTGAGCACCCAAAGTC GCAGATTCACCCCGGTGGGTCAGCATCTTAAAGGAGCCTCATCCTTCACGCTGCAGTCG ACACTTCCTGACCACATTTCTTCAGGCGTTAATGTGGAAATAGATCCTGCTCCTGTTCAACAAGTT GTCGTCTCACTCTACGACTACAGAGCAAACCGGTCCGACGAACTGACCATACGTCGCGGCGATGTCATCCAAG